The following coding sequences are from one Gossypium raimondii isolate GPD5lz chromosome 4, ASM2569854v1, whole genome shotgun sequence window:
- the LOC105780127 gene encoding probable protein phosphatase 2C 9, whose amino-acid sequence MDNLCCFNAIVGGRSSCSSGKGRSHNGAVKYGFALLKGKANHPMEDYHVAKFTQLQGHELGLFAIYDGHLGDSVPAYLQKHLLPNILKDEEFWTDPNRSIFKAYEKTDQAILSHSPDLGRGGSTAVTAILIDGRKLWVANVGDSRAVLSKNGQAMQMSIDHEPSTERGSIENRGGFVSNLPGDVARVNGQLAVSRAFGDKNLKLHLRSDPDIQNADINSNTDLLILASDGLWKVMSNQEAVDIAKKTKDPQRAAKKLAAEALNRDSKDDISCIVVRLKG is encoded by the exons ATGGATAATCTATGTTGCTTCAACGCT ATTGTTGGAGGACGATCTTCATGTAGTTCCGGGAAGGGCAGAAGCCATAACGGCGCTGTCAAGTATGGATTCGCTTTACTGAAAGGTAAAGCGAATCATCCTATGGAGGATTATCATGTCGCAAAGTTCACGCAACTTCAGGGGCACGAACTCGGACTTTTTGCTATATATGATGGTCATTTGGGGGACAGTGTGCCTGCCTATCTGCAAAAGCATTTGCTTCCCAATATCTTAAAGGAT GAGGAGTTTTGGACCGATCCCAATAGGTCGATTTTTAAAGCTTATGAGAAAACAGACCAAGCGATTCTTTCGCATAGTCCGGACTTAGGACGAGGGGGATCGACTGCTGTCACTGCGATTTTGATAGATGGGCGAAAACTATGGGTAGCCAATGTCGGAGATTCACGTGCCGTTTTATCGAAGAATGGGCAAGCAATGCAGATGAGTATCGATCATGAGCCCAGCACAGAGCGAGGAAGCATCGAGAACCGAGGCGGATTTGTCTCGAACTTGCCAG GGGATGTTGCAAGAGTGAACGGCCAACTTGCTGTTTCCCGTGCTTTCGGAGACAAGAACTTAAAATTACACCTCCGATCTGATCCCGACATACAAAATGCCGATATTAACTCGAATACCGACCTTCTCATCCTTGCAAGTGATGGACTATGGAAG GTTATGTCGAACCAAGAAGCAGTCGACATTGCGAAAAAGACCAAGGATCCGCAACGAGCGGCGAAAAAGCTAGCCGCGGAGGCACTGAACAGAGACAGCAAGGACGATATCTCCTGTATCGTAGTTCGTTTGAAGGGGTGA